The region CCAGACCTCCCCGCGCCGCCGCCGCCTCCGCTGCATCCGGGCACCGGCCAGCCAATCGGCCCCGAGGACCTGGCGCCCTTGTTCCCGATGGCGCTCATCGCGCAGGAGGTGTCGAGCGACTCCTACATCGACATCCCCGAGCCGGTGCAGGACATCTACCGGCTGTGGCGTCCTTCTCCGCTGTACCGGGCGCGTCGCCTCGAAAAGGCCCTCGGCACGCCCGCGCACATCTACTACAAGTACGAAGGCGTCAGCCCGGCCGGGTCGCACAAGCCCAACACGTCGGTGCCGCAGGCGTTCTACAACGCCGAGGAAGGTGTCACGAAGCTCACCACCGAGACCGGAGCCGGCCAGTGGGGGACGGCACTCGCCTTTGCGTGCTCACTGTTCGGCATCGACTGCGAGGTCTGGCAGGTGCGCGCCTCCTATGACCAGAAGCCTTACCGAAAGTCGATGATGCAGGTGTTCGGAGCCGACGTGCATCCGAGCCCGAGCGACATCACCGAGATCGGCCGCAAGATCCTTGCCGACGACCCCGATACCCCGGGCAGCCTCGGCATCGCCATCTCGGAGGCGGTCGAGGTGGCCGGCGCCAACGAGGAGATCCGCTACGCACTCGGCTCGGTACTCAACCACGTGCTGCTGCACCAGACCATCATCGGCGAAGAAGCGATCAAGCAGCTCGCGATGGCCGGCGAATCCCCCGACGTCGTGGTCGGCTGCGTGGGCGGCGGCTCCAACTTCGGCGGCCTCGCCTTCCCGTTCATCCGCGAGAACCTGGCGGGCAACCTCGATGCCGAGATCCGCGCGGTGGAGCCGGCTGCATGCCCCACGCTCACCAAGGGCACCTACGCCTACGACTTCGGCGACACCGCGGGGATGACGCCCTTGATGAAGATGCACACGATCGGCCACGACTTCGTGCCCGATCCGATCCACGCCGGCGGCTTGCGCTACCACGGCATGTCGCCGCTCATCTCACATGTCTACGAACTGGGCCTCATGACCGCCGAGTCACGCCACCAGAGCGAGTGCTTCGCGGCCGGAGTCGAGTTCGCCCGCAACGAGGGGATCGTGCCGGCACCCGAGCCGACCCACGCGCTCGCCGCCGCGATCGACGAGGCCAACAGGTGCGCCGAGACCGGCGAGGAGAAGGTCATCCTCACCGCACTGTGCGGCCACGGTCACCTCGACCTCGCCGCCTACGACAAGTACCTGTCGGGTGAGGTGCAGGACTACGAGTACCCCCAGGAACGAATCGACGAGGCCCTGTCGCGCCTACCCGACGTGGCGGGTTGAGCCGTGGCGATCGACACAGTGCACATGCTGCTGTATTGCTCCCAGCCGGAAGTGAGGCGGGTCGCAGAGCAGCCCACCGCGCCCGGAGCACCCGCTGGGTAGTTGTGACTGTTGACACCATTTGGTGTCTCGGTACTCTGTTGATTCTGATGTTGCGGGGGGTCGCAATCGGAGTGCCACCCCTGGCGTTGGCTGCTGGCGCCGGGATGTGGGCACAGGTGAGGCGCATGGTCAGCGCGCCCCTGCCCCATTTCGAGGACCACGATCCCTCGGGCGAGTACGGTGACCCGCACGGCATGCCGGTCCGGGTGGGCGTGCTCGGTGACAGCACCGTGACGGGCCCCGGCCTGCGTGAGCCCTCTGGTTCGTGGATCGCCCAGTTGGTCGACAGGCTGCCGTGGAACGTCGAGTTGTGCAGCCACGCCAAGGGCGGCTCGCGGGTGCGCGATGTGCTCATCGACCAGGCGCCGCAAGCCATGGTTGATCCACCCGATGTGTTCGTGGTCTCTGTCGGGGCCAACGACGTGATGCACGCGACGCCCACCCGCCAGTTCCGACGTGACCTCGAGGCGACGATCGAGGTGCTGCGTGCGGCGGCGCCGGTCGTGACCCTCGGTGTGGGCGACCTTTCGATCATCCCGCGTATGCCGGTGGCGTTGCGCCCGCTGGCAGCGAAGCGATGCGTGACGATTGACCGGATCCACGACGACGTTGTCACCAACCGTTCGGGGGTCGTGCGGGTGCCGGTGGCAGAGCTGTCGGACCCGCACTTCGCCAACGCAGACCTGAGCTGGTTCACCCCCGACCTGTTCCACCCCAACGAGCTCGGCCACAAGCTCTGGGCCGACCTGTTCCGACCCTATGTGCACTCGGCGCTCGACACCGCTGTGTCGGTGATCGACCTCCGCAACCCGGTGCGGCAGTTCCAGGACTCAGGAGCCTGACCCGCCGCCCACTGCTTCCATAGGCTCGAGCGTGCGCACGGCGATGTCGGGGTCGAACCGGCTCATGTCGTCAGCGAACCCGCCGAGGTTGACGTTGAAGGAGAACTTCATCGGTGCCTCGACGGGCTCGAAGAAGCTGTCGTGGTGGTGCGCGAGGACGACTCTGGGGCGAAGCCGGCGCATGGCCCGACCGATGTAGTCGTGGGTGTACATCCGTCCAGCGATGCCGCAAAGGAACAGATCGACATCTCGGGCGCGGATCTCGTCGTCGACCAGGTTGGCCGAGCCCTGGTGGTAGATCGTGGCTCCGCCCATCTCGATCGTGATGCCCCATACCCGGCCACATCGGTAGTTGCCGGACCCGAGGTGGTCGAGCGAATCGCAGGTGAGCTCGCCCTCTGCGGGCACCTTCAGCCCGAACAGCAGTTTCGAATGCACCGACGGCGTGAAGGAGAAGGTGAACGGCCCCACCTCGTAGCGCTGGTGGGGATCGACGACCACAGCCCGGTCGGCCATCGAGTGGAGCCCCATCAGGTGTTGCAGCGATGGAGAGCCGTACACGTCGCATCCGTGCAGCGACGCCACGGTGGGCACATCCACCGCGTGGTCGAAATGGGTGTGGCCGACCAGCACCGCGTCAGCTCGCGGCACCAGACGCTCCACCAACCCGCGATCGGACGCCAAGGCGCTGGAGCGCAGCGTTGTGCGTAGGTCGCGGCGCGTCAGGTACGGATCGATGAGAATTGTCGTACCTTCGGCCGACAGAGCGAACCCCGCAGTCCCGAGCCACTGGAGCGACAGGCTGGTCGGCAGCACCTCGGCCGCATCGTGCCAGTTGAGGTCACGCTGCACCGACGGGTCGTCGCGGTGGCGGAGCCGCTTGAGGCGGTCAAGTGCTGGAGTCGGGCTCATCACGGCACAGCATCGCACCACAGCTGAAACCCTGCAGCCGTTGGGGTTGTGGCTGTGCTGGACTGGCGGCACCCGGTTGCCAGTCGGTGGCCCGCGTTGCATCTGGAGTCCGAAATGAGCGAAGGCGAATTCGCCGGCAGGAGAGCGGTCGTGACCGGTGGCGACCGAGGCATGGGCCTCGGCATCGCCACACGGCTCGCAGAACAGGGTGCGGAGGTGTGCCTGGTTGCGCGTGACGCCGACGCGCTGGACGAGGCCCGCTCCGCGGTGGGGTCGACCGGCGCGAGCTGCACCACGATCGTCGCCGACCTCGCAGACCTCGGCGAAGCAACGGGTGTGGCGGACCAACTCGGCACCACAGGGCCCTGGGACATCCTCGTGAACGACGCCGGCAATCCGCCCGGACCGGTGCTTGTCGACCTG is a window of Actinomycetes bacterium DNA encoding:
- a CDS encoding TrpB-like pyridoxal phosphate-dependent enzyme — its product is MAEQTKYLLDESDMPTQWYNLVPDLPAPPPPPLHPGTGQPIGPEDLAPLFPMALIAQEVSSDSYIDIPEPVQDIYRLWRPSPLYRARRLEKALGTPAHIYYKYEGVSPAGSHKPNTSVPQAFYNAEEGVTKLTTETGAGQWGTALAFACSLFGIDCEVWQVRASYDQKPYRKSMMQVFGADVHPSPSDITEIGRKILADDPDTPGSLGIAISEAVEVAGANEEIRYALGSVLNHVLLHQTIIGEEAIKQLAMAGESPDVVVGCVGGGSNFGGLAFPFIRENLAGNLDAEIRAVEPAACPTLTKGTYAYDFGDTAGMTPLMKMHTIGHDFVPDPIHAGGLRYHGMSPLISHVYELGLMTAESRHQSECFAAGVEFARNEGIVPAPEPTHALAAAIDEANRCAETGEEKVILTALCGHGHLDLAAYDKYLSGEVQDYEYPQERIDEALSRLPDVAG
- a CDS encoding SGNH/GDSL hydrolase family protein; this encodes MLRGVAIGVPPLALAAGAGMWAQVRRMVSAPLPHFEDHDPSGEYGDPHGMPVRVGVLGDSTVTGPGLREPSGSWIAQLVDRLPWNVELCSHAKGGSRVRDVLIDQAPQAMVDPPDVFVVSVGANDVMHATPTRQFRRDLEATIEVLRAAAPVVTLGVGDLSIIPRMPVALRPLAAKRCVTIDRIHDDVVTNRSGVVRVPVAELSDPHFANADLSWFTPDLFHPNELGHKLWADLFRPYVHSALDTAVSVIDLRNPVRQFQDSGA
- a CDS encoding MBL fold metallo-hydrolase yields the protein MSPTPALDRLKRLRHRDDPSVQRDLNWHDAAEVLPTSLSLQWLGTAGFALSAEGTTILIDPYLTRRDLRTTLRSSALASDRGLVERLVPRADAVLVGHTHFDHAVDVPTVASLHGCDVYGSPSLQHLMGLHSMADRAVVVDPHQRYEVGPFTFSFTPSVHSKLLFGLKVPAEGELTCDSLDHLGSGNYRCGRVWGITIEMGGATIYHQGSANLVDDEIRARDVDLFLCGIAGRMYTHDYIGRAMRRLRPRVVLAHHHDSFFEPVEAPMKFSFNVNLGGFADDMSRFDPDIAVRTLEPMEAVGGGSGS